The genomic window AACTGGCCGTAACGGGCGGATCCTACGGCGGCTACATGACCAACTGGATCATCGGCCACACGGACCGCTTCAGGGCCGCCGCCTCCCAGAGGAGCATCAGCAACTGGATCTCCAAGATGGGCATCTCCGACATCGGCTACTACTTCGTTCCCGACCAGCAGGGGGCCGACATCTGGAGCGACCATGAAAAACTCTGGCAGCACTCTCCCCTGAAATACGCCGACAGGGCGAAGACCCCCACTCTCTTCATCCATTCCGAGGAGGACCACCGGTGCGAGCTCACCCAGGGACTCCAGATGTTCACCGCCCTCAAGCTCCACGGCGTGGAGACGCAAATCTGCGTCTTCCGGGGCGAAAACCACGAGCTCAGCAGGAGCGGACGTCCGCGGCCCAGGCTCACCCGCCTGCGGAAAATGACCGAGTGGTTCGACCGGTTCCTCACCGCCGGGGAAGAATAGCGAAAGGGGCAGGCCAGAAAAGGCCTGCCCCTTTTTCATGTGTGCGGCAGCTCTGCCTACAGCCCGAGCAGCGCTCCAGCCACGGCCCCGGCCACCACGAACAGGGCGGGGTGGATCTTCGTAAAAATCATCAGGAGCAGGGTCACCCCTCCGATGATCCAGGTCAGAACCCCCGTCAGTGAGCCGAAGGACATGTCGTAGGCGGCATAGGCCAGCAGGGCCACCACCACGGGGCGGAGCCCCTTCAGCATGCTCGTGACCCTGGGGTTGCCGCTGATCATGGCCACAAACCTCAGGAGCAGGATCAGGACGATGACGCTCGGGAGCACCGTTCCCGCCAGGGCGGCAAGGGCGCCGGGAGCCCCGCCGACGTCATACCCTATCACCACCGACATCTTTGTCGCTATGGGGCCCGGAAGGGCATTCCCTATGGCGAGAATATCCACAAAGTCGGTGACGGACATCCACTGCTGGATGTTCACCACTTCCTCCTTGATGAGGGGAACCATGGACGGTCCGCCGCCGTACCCCACGCACCCTATTTTCAGAAAAGACCAGAACAACGCCAGAACCGCGCTCATCTCACACTCTCCCCTTCCGGGCAGGCATTTCCCTGCTGATAACCATCATGGCCCGCCCTCCTACAGTTTCAGCGCAATACCCGCCACGGCACCGGCAACGATGATCAGGGCGGGGTGAAGGGGCGAAAAAATCATCAGGGCCAGGGAAACGGAGCCGATGACCCAGGTGGTCCGGTTTTTCAGCGCATTCGGCCCCATGTCCCAGGCCGCGTAGGCAAGCATGGCCACCACCACGGGACGGAGCCCCCGCAGCATGCTCGTCACGAGGGGATTGTCCTTCACAAGGGAGACAAACCCCATCAGGACCAGCAGGGCAAGGGCACTCGGCAGAATGATCCCCGCAAGGGCCACCAGTGCTCCCGGCCACCCGGCCTTCCGGTATCCGATGGCGGCTGCCATCTTGGTGATAATGGGCCCGGGGAGGGCATTGCCTATGGCCAGTGCATCCATGAAATCCTCCGTGCCGATCCATTTCCGGCGCTCGATCACCTCGGCCTTCAGCAGGGGCACCATGGACGGCCCTCCGCCATAGGCTACGGACCCGGTCTTCGCAAAGGACACGAACAGGGCCAGAAGATCTTTTCCCAAAACAACTCCTCCTTCATTCCGTTTCCTGATGTACGGCAAAAACGTTCCTGCGAAGGGATCTTCGCAGGAACGCCGAATCTCGAACCATCTTCCGTGTACGGTGCATTTTCGATTTTAGATGATTCTCCGGTTTTTTTCAATCGCACCGGCCTTCAGCCTAAATCCGCAGGCAGCGGGGAGCGTCACCGGTGCTCGCTTGGGCCGCCGGTGCAGATTGTCGTCCTTGACAACTGCACCTGAAACCGACATCCTTGTCGGTTTCTCGGCCCGGGCGCTGTGCCCGGCGACACTCCCTCTGCCAGGAGAAGCTGCGGATTTAGGTTCAGGACGACACGAGGGGGAACGTTATCCCGGGAGAGGGATTCCCCGGTACTTCACCGTCCGGCAAGAGCGGCCTTCGCTTTTTCCCAGGGCAGGACGGACAGGGGCATGGCCGCCCTGACGGTCTTCTTCGGGTCCACTACCTGGCTGATCCTCAGGTCCATGGAAAGGGAGCACAGAATGAGGGCATCTTCGAAGGAAAGGCCCAGAGCTTTCCGCACCAGGTCGGTCATGGCCTCGCTCGCTGAAGTGACGGCCCGCTCGATGGATTCTTCCGAAGCGATGATGACGATCTCTTTCTCCGTCACGGCAATGGGCCACGGAGCGGATAACCCCTTCAGCAGGTCCAGGACGACGGTGACCCTGGCGGGTACTTCCGCTCCCGAACAGCCGATTTCACCGTCCCCCATCACCGCGTGGCAGTCGCCGAGGGCAAGCATGGCACCGCTCCGGCGCACGGGAAACCAGACTGTCGTTCCCTTGCGGATATCGGTGGTGTCCATGTTTCCTCCGTGGGCTGCCGGGGTACCGGTGGGGAAGATCCCTTCCTCAGGAGCCACCCCGATGACACCGATCATGGGCTTCAGGGGCAGGGTAATGCCTGCAAAGGTGCAGGTGCCTTTTTCCCGGTCAATCATGACCACTCTGGTAACAGGCTTTTCCACTTTTCCCGGAAGGGCGCCTTCTCCGGGAATGACCACTGAAACGGCCTGCTCTTCCACCCGGATATCCTCTATGAACACGCCGAGGAGGTCTCCTTTTTCCGCCCCCCTGACGGCCACAGGTCCGGTGGCCGGGTTGATGTAATCGAAGTTGATTTCAGTGCACAGGTCGTTTTCCGACCCGATCTGCCCGGCAAAACAATCATTCGTCTCGAAGAGGATCCTCTCCCCGGGAGAAACCTCAAGGACGGGCTTCATCTCTGCGCTGAAGGCGTAGATGTTGTTATCTGACGTGACGATATTCATGGACATTCCCTCCAATTCTCCGTTTGCTCCGTGAATTTCCACTTAACCGAACCAAGAGTACCATATTTTAAACAGGGGGCAATCGCGGGAGAAAAAAAGAGCCTCCGTTCACCGGAGGCTCTTGGGGCATCATTGACTGCGCTGCCGTTTTCTCTCAAAAACCCCGCACGGGGGTTTGCTCAGCTCCCTCAGCTGCCGCCCGGCTGGGGTGCAGGCCGGGGCTGCGGACGGGGCTTGGTCTTACCGGAAGATGAACCGGTGCCGTCCTCTTCCATGGCAAAGGAATTGATCAGGTCCATCATGGCGGATTCATACTTGTTCATGGCGCTTTCTTCGCCGATGGAGAACATGAAGGCGATGCTCTCGCCTTTTCCCGCCATAAGTACGACGCTGACGAACACGTCCGTTCCGTCGGATGTCCCCGAACCGCCGAATTCTATGGCCCGTATGCCGTTCAGGTCAAGTTCGGTGCCGTCGTCGAGTTCGAGATCAGGCACCACCTCTTCAGCCACGTCACCCACCATTTCCATGGCCAGCTCGAAGGCTTCCTCTCCCTCGGTTTCGCCGAAAATGAGCATCACATCCCCATCCGGAGGGGTGAACATAGTTCCCATTTTCGAATCCTTCGCTTCCCATGAAGCCGGAAGAGAAAAGGAAATCCCCGATGATTTGAGGACATAGGATTCCGCGAAGGAGGGAGCCGAAAGCGAAAAGGCCAGAAGTACCGCG from Aminivibrio pyruvatiphilus includes these protein-coding regions:
- a CDS encoding chromate transporter — its product is MGKDLLALFVSFAKTGSVAYGGGPSMVPLLKAEVIERRKWIGTEDFMDALAIGNALPGPIITKMAAAIGYRKAGWPGALVALAGIILPSALALLVLMGFVSLVKDNPLVTSMLRGLRPVVVAMLAYAAWDMGPNALKNRTTWVIGSVSLALMIFSPLHPALIIVAGAVAGIALKL
- a CDS encoding chromate transporter, which produces MSAVLALFWSFLKIGCVGYGGGPSMVPLIKEEVVNIQQWMSVTDFVDILAIGNALPGPIATKMSVVIGYDVGGAPGALAALAGTVLPSVIVLILLLRFVAMISGNPRVTSMLKGLRPVVVALLAYAAYDMSFGSLTGVLTWIIGGVTLLLMIFTKIHPALFVVAGAVAGALLGL
- a CDS encoding acetamidase/formamidase family protein — encoded protein: MNIVTSDNNIYAFSAEMKPVLEVSPGERILFETNDCFAGQIGSENDLCTEINFDYINPATGPVAVRGAEKGDLLGVFIEDIRVEEQAVSVVIPGEGALPGKVEKPVTRVVMIDREKGTCTFAGITLPLKPMIGVIGVAPEEGIFPTGTPAAHGGNMDTTDIRKGTTVWFPVRRSGAMLALGDCHAVMGDGEIGCSGAEVPARVTVVLDLLKGLSAPWPIAVTEKEIVIIASEESIERAVTSASEAMTDLVRKALGLSFEDALILCSLSMDLRISQVVDPKKTVRAAMPLSVLPWEKAKAALAGR